The genomic stretch CAAGGTGAGGCTGGAGGCTGAGATCACCACCTACCGCAGCCtgctggaagaaggggaggacttCAGTCTTGATGATGCCCCGGACAAGAGCCACTCCTTACAAACCATCCAGAAGACCACGACCCGCAGGACTGTGGATGGCAGAGTGGGGTCTGAGGCCAACGACACCAAAGTTAAAGGCGGCAGAAGTGGGGCACCCCTGGTGGGGCAGGAGGCCAATAGAAAGTTCAGGGTTtactgaacattaaaaaaagaaattattctattttttgacATAAATTTCACAGATACCTTCTATGagaatttatattaatttttcagtGTGCCCAGAGCTGAAATGTTTATCAACTACtgaggcaaaggaagaaaacaatgagCTGGGGAATCACGCCAACTCTGCCACTTGCTGTGACTTATTGAGTTAGATTAGTTCTCCTTTTGTCACAAGACAGTGTTTGTCGACCTGGATAAAGGATTTTTgtgttgtgaatttgttgccatgaAGTTTAAAAGTGTGAAAAATTAACATAAGAGCAATGGAATCTCACGTGGGTGTTTATGTACCTTCTGAATGCACATGAGCTCTGGTTTTGTGGGAGAGAActatctgtaattttttaaatcctcacctgaggatatgtttagtgatttttagggagagagagagagagagagagagagagagagagagaggaacatcaatgtgagagaaacatcaattggttgcctccgtatgtaccccgactggggatcgaacctgcaatttAGGTACGTGCCCTggccaaggattgaacccacaaacttttggtgtatgggacaacactccaaccagctgagccatgtcGCAAGGGCACTGTCTGTAAA from Phyllostomus discolor isolate MPI-MPIP mPhyDis1 chromosome 4, mPhyDis1.pri.v3, whole genome shotgun sequence encodes the following:
- the LOC118500278 gene encoding keratin, type I cytoskeletal 18-like, encoding MPGNGTAQRDPTAPGVRLAQTRTEGQRQPQEREALLNIKVRLEAEITTYRSLLEEGEDFSLDDAPDKSHSLQTIQKTTTRRTVDGRVGSEANDTKVKGGRSGAPLVGQEANRKFRVY